One Spinacia oleracea cultivar Varoflay chromosome 4, BTI_SOV_V1, whole genome shotgun sequence DNA segment encodes these proteins:
- the LOC110802299 gene encoding uncharacterized protein: MGRFSCFYGNAHGQKEKKSAQPSFETMVKMLQLGSRNHASGNSANHLTMNGSHMGKNEANNLGCDSDNLTLMSRSWKSGEVKCDYEAESNADSTHFQIGNFRRSLSVGCELDQKGRTFGGSNDDDCNDQEFSFERSPDYDEVVDVSPTNDSKNPGNSLPDQDHEVSHSLCPDLSSTIGNQASVFAVANCLNKEGHDDSHLSLHAEGPSGSDRNTPTRHCISKSYSMPNFGSMSPTSPGLSAGGVLTPRNRSFEDLKVLSVDEENFSVHDGTAAESAGLKKNDSLYHPEKFDGRNAVLENYDSYNYGCSRKDWIVPMPDEIGSMRHGQGNSSYDNWDDFANRDFKTKLIEDWVIDLQHCSPVEENDEEADSGNEVKRGSAFLDGLDKMEMKMYPGMEAAKRYISSLNATATTAQLANHGLVIIPLLSAFVSLKVLNLSGNSIVRITAGALPRGLHVLNLSKNKISAIEGLRELTRLRILDLSYNKIARIGHGLASCSTLKELYLAGNKISEVEGLHRLLKLSVLDLRFNKIATSKCLGQLAANYNSLQAISLEGNPAQKNVGDEQLKKCLLGLLPHLAYYNRQHIKSSSLKDSSDRSVRLGISDRGLRSDHKSSRRGSGAPKRSTHSSTHGQKGQSSDSVKQSKGKHVLVPPSGAKTSNHHHHLDFANKLQSLKSGLSLHKSRSEGTLSVV, encoded by the exons ATGGGTCGTTTCTCATGCTTCTATGGCAATGCTCACGGTCAAAAGGAAAAG AAATCAGCCCAACCTTCATTTGAGACAATGGTGAAGATGCTGCAACTTGGTTCTCGAAATCATGCATCAGGAAACTCCGCCAATCACTTAACTATGAATGGATCTCATATGGGGAAAAATGAGGCTAATAACTTGGGGTGTGATAGTGATAATCTTACATTGATGTCACGTAGTTGGAAATCAGGAGAGGTGAAATGTGATTATGAGGCTGAGAGTAATGCAGACTCTACGCACTTTCAGATAGGGAATTTTAGAAGAAGTCTCTCTGTTGGCTGTGAACTGGATCAAAAGGGAAGAACCTTTGGTGGCAGTAATGACGATGACTGCAATGATCAGGAGTTTTCTTTTGAAAGATCGCCTGATTATGACGAGGTTGTAGATGTATCACCCACAAATGATTCCAAGAATCCAGGGAACTCTTTGCCAGATCAGGATCATGAAGTTTCCCATTCGCTGTGTCCCGATTTAAGTTCTACTATCGGGAACCAAGCGTCAGTCTTTGCTGTTGCCAACTGTCTGAACAAGGAAGGGCATGACGATTCTCATCTCTCATTGCATGCCGAGGGCCCTAGTGGTTCTGATCGAAATACGCCTACTCGACATTGCATTTCTAAATCTTACTCGATGCCAAATTTTGGGTCCATGTCTCCAACTTCTCCTGGTCTTTCTGCCGGTGGCGTGTTGACTCCTCGCAACAGATCTTTTGAGGATCTTAAAGTGCTGTCTGTCGATGAGGAAAATTTTTCAGTTCATGATGGTACTGCTGCAGAAAGTGCTGGACTAAAAAAGAATGACAGCTTATACCATCCCGAGAAATTTGATGGGAGAAATGCTGTTTTGGAGAATTATGATTCTTATAACTATGGCTGTTCAAGAAAAGACTGGATAGTCCCAATGCCAGATGAAATTGGTAGTATGAGGCATGGCCAGGGAAACTCCTCATATGATAACTGGGATGACTTCGCAAATAGGGATTTTAAGACCAAACTGATTGAGGATTGGGTTATTGATCTTCAGCACTGCAGCCCCGTGGAAGAGAATGATGAAGAGGCTGATTCTGGTAATGAGGTAAAGAGAGGTTCTGCATTCTTGGATGGTCTGGATAAGATGGAGATGAAGATGTACCCAGGTATGGAGGCAGCAAAGAGATACATATCTTCTCTGAATGCTACAGCTACCACTGCACAGTTGGCAAATCATGGTTTGGTTATAATCCCACTTCTCAGTGCATTTGTTAGCTTGAAGGTTTTAAATCTGTCTGGCAATTCTATAG TGAGAATAACTGCTGGTGCTCTTCCTCGTGGACTGCATGTATTAAACTTGTCAAAAAACAAGATATCAGCCATTGAAGGCTTAAGAGAGCTTACTAGACTTCGCATATTAGACCTAAGTTACAACAAGATAGCCAGGATTGGACATG GTCTTGCCTCATGTTCCACTTTGAAGGAACTATACTTGGCTGGAAATAAAATCAGTGAGGTGGAAGGTCTACACAGGCTTTTAAAGCTAAGTGTTCTTGATTTGCGGTTCAACAAGATTGCTACTTCCAAATGTCTTGGGCAACTAGCTGCCAACTATAATTCCCTGCAAGCTATCAGTTTGGAAGGAAATCCTGCCCAGAAAAATGTTGGGGATGAGCAACTTAAGAAGTGTTTACTGGGTCTACTTCCCCATTTGGCTTACTATAACAGGCAGCATATAAAATCTAGCTCACTTAAAGATTCCTCAGATAGGTCTGTTCGACTAGGTATTTCAGATAGGGGGCTTAGATCTGATCACAAGTCTTCACGTCGGGGAAGTGGTGCTCCAAAGCGATCCACTCATTCTTCTACACATGGGCAAAAGGGTCAATCGTCAGACTCTGTAAAGCAATCTAAAGGGAAACATGTGCTTGTTCCACCAAGTGGGGCAAAAACAAGTAACCACCATCATCACTTGGACTTTGCTAACAAGCTCCAAAGTTTGAAATCTGGTCTCTCGCTCCATAAAAGTCGAAGTGAGGGCACTCTCTCGGTAGTTTAA